A single Denticeps clupeoides chromosome 7, fDenClu1.1, whole genome shotgun sequence DNA region contains:
- the tmem100a gene encoding transmembrane protein 100, whose amino-acid sequence MPEEPCKDTMRVPAAPERVLVEKANNNEGAPVPAATVNVPLVNEVQLTAATGGAELSCYRCTIPFGVVVLIAGIVVTAVAYSFNSHGSTISYFGLVLLSSGLLLLGSSAICWKVRLERKKERRRESQTALMTNQRSIFA is encoded by the coding sequence ATGCCAGAGGAACCTTGCAAAGACACAATGAGAGTGCCAGCAGCTCCGGAACGTGTTCTCGTCGAGAAGGCCAACAACAACGAAGGCGCCCCGGTGCCAGCGGCCACGGTGAACGTCCCTCTGGTCAACGAGGTCCAGCTGACCGCCGCGACGGGTGGCGCCGAGCTCTCCTGCTACCGGTGCACCATACCCTTTGGCGTCGTGGTCCTGATTGCTGGCATTGTGGTCACCGCCGTGGCCTACAGCTTCAACTCGCACGGCTCCACGATCTCCTACTTTGGACTGGTGCTCCTTTCGTCCGGTCTGCTGCTCCTGGGGTCCAGCGCCATATGCTGGAAGGTGAGGCtggagaggaagaaggagaggCGGCGAGAGAGCCAGACAGCGCTCATGACCAACCAACGGAGCATCTTCGCATGA